In Candidatus Chlorohelix allophototropha, one DNA window encodes the following:
- a CDS encoding pyrimidine-nucleoside phosphorylase, whose protein sequence is MRVVDIIIKKRDGFALTTEEINFFIEGYSKGEIPDYQAAAFAMAVFFRGMSVEETTMLTLAMASSGKQLDLSHIAPVVADKHSTGGVGDKTTMVVTPLVAATGLPIAKMSGRGLGYFGGTVDKLETIPGFRAALSDTEFLEAFAKVGLVVSGQSSELAPADGKLYALRDVTGTVESIPLIAASVMSKKIAAGANCIVLDVKFGKGAFMKTLEDATFLAETMVEIGRGAGRKVRAVLSSMEQPLGWAVGNTLEVREAIETLQRKGPPDLLELAFILGSQLIVMSGRAENELEARAQLHQALDSGAAFEKYKQFVANQGGDTKYLDNPELLPTAPFKGEVLSLQSGYISAIDAEMVGITAHLLGAGRKVKTDPIDPAVGLILQHKVGDFVERGEPLLEIHARTSESLKKATVQILNAFIFSPLKVTPPAFIARIV, encoded by the coding sequence ATGCGTGTGGTTGATATTATCATCAAGAAGCGTGACGGATTCGCTCTTACTACGGAAGAAATTAATTTCTTCATCGAGGGGTATAGCAAGGGCGAAATCCCGGATTATCAAGCGGCAGCATTTGCAATGGCGGTTTTTTTTCGTGGAATGAGTGTGGAAGAAACCACTATGCTTACGCTTGCCATGGCTTCTAGTGGTAAACAACTGGATTTAAGCCACATTGCTCCGGTGGTTGCTGACAAACATAGTACCGGTGGGGTGGGTGACAAAACCACAATGGTAGTTACTCCTCTGGTAGCAGCTACCGGATTGCCTATTGCCAAAATGAGCGGGCGTGGTTTGGGTTATTTTGGCGGTACGGTGGATAAATTGGAAACTATTCCCGGTTTCCGTGCCGCTTTATCCGATACCGAATTTCTCGAAGCATTTGCTAAGGTAGGCTTAGTAGTAAGCGGGCAAAGTAGCGAACTTGCGCCTGCCGATGGCAAATTATATGCCCTACGCGATGTAACTGGCACAGTTGAAAGCATCCCTTTAATTGCCGCAAGCGTTATGAGCAAAAAAATTGCCGCAGGCGCAAACTGTATTGTGCTGGATGTAAAGTTCGGCAAAGGTGCGTTTATGAAAACGCTTGAGGATGCCACCTTTCTGGCAGAAACTATGGTGGAAATAGGGCGGGGCGCAGGGCGTAAAGTACGTGCCGTGTTGAGTAGTATGGAACAACCGTTGGGGTGGGCGGTTGGCAATACACTGGAAGTACGAGAAGCAATTGAAACCCTTCAGAGAAAGGGACCACCTGACCTTTTAGAATTGGCTTTTATACTTGGTAGCCAATTAATTGTAATGAGCGGACGTGCGGAAAATGAGTTAGAGGCACGCGCTCAATTACATCAAGCGCTGGATTCAGGTGCAGCTTTTGAAAAATACAAGCAATTCGTAGCTAATCAGGGCGGTGATACGAAATATTTGGACAATCCTGAACTTTTACCTACCGCTCCCTTTAAGGGGGAAGTTTTATCGCTACAATCCGGTTATATTTCCGCTATAGATGCCGAAATGGTAGGCATTACGGCGCATTTGCTAGGAGCAGGGCGTAAAGTAAAAACAGATCCAATAGATCCAGCAGTGGGTTTAATATTGCAGCACAAAGTCGGGGACTTTGTGGAACGGGGAGAACCTTTACTAGAAATTCATGCCCGTACCAGCGAATCACTCAAAAAGGCAACCGTACAAATTCTCAATGCCTTTATTTTCAGCCCATTAAAAGTTACACCTCCCGCTTTTATTGCAAGAATAGTATAA